From a region of the Etheostoma cragini isolate CJK2018 chromosome 20, CSU_Ecrag_1.0, whole genome shotgun sequence genome:
- the kcnk3b gene encoding potassium channel subfamily K member 3 has product MKRQNARTLALIISILTYLVVGAAVFETLESKQEKSHKRRLDARKYELMRKYNLTKENFEEMEHVVLQLKPHKAGIQWKFSGSFYFAITVITTIGYGHAAPSTDSGKVFCMFYALLGIPLTLVMFQSLGERINTFVRYLLHQAKKCLGMGHAEVSMANMVTVGFFSCMSTLCVGAVAFSHCEGWSFLHAFYYCFITLTTIGFGDYVALQRDDALQNDPRYVAFCFVYILTGLTVVGAFLNLVVLRFLTMNTEDERRDAKQRALTSVGKPRGEVARLLPISASTSSTPVAHDSTKAKDLKGVYTEVLHFQTICSCLWYRSKEKLRGSTPTMIPQELTFSDAYMQQNSNCPHYMEPGSTGCVCSPHQCSSISSITSGLHILSPFRVFKRRSSV; this is encoded by the exons ATGAAGAGACAAAACGCCAGGACTCTCGCCCTCATCATCAGCATCCTCACCTACCTGGTGGTCGGTGCGGCCGTCTTCGAGACTCTGGAGTCCAAGCAGGAGAAGAGTCACAAGAGGAGGCTCGACGCCAGAAAGTACGAACTCATGCGCAAATACAACTTGACCAAAGAGAACTTCGAGGAGATGGAGCACGTCGTCTTGCAGCTCAAACCTCACAAAGCGGGGATCCAGTGGAAGTTTTCCGGCTCCTTTTACTTCGCCATCACTGTGATTACGACCATAG GTTACGGCCATGCAGCACCCAGCACCGACTCAGGGAAAGTCTTCTGCATGTTCTACGCCCTCCTGGGGATCCCCCTCACCCTGGTCATGTTCCAGAGCCTGGGTGAGCGCATCAACACCTTCGTCAGGTACCTGCTGCACCAAGCCAAGAAGTGCCTGGGAATGGGTCACGCCGAGGTCTCCATGGCGAACATGGTGACGGTGGGCTTCTTCTCTTGCATGAGCACGCTGTGCGTGGGGGCCGTGGCGTTCTCCCACTGCGAGGGATGGAGCTTCCTCCACGCCTTTTACTACTGCTTCATCACGCTCACCACCATCGGGTTCGGAGACTACGTGGCTCTGCAGAGGGACGACGCGCTGCAGAACGACCCCCGCTACGTGGCGTTCTGCTTCGTCTACATTTTGACGGGCCTGACGGTGGTCGGGGCCTTCCTGAACCTGGTGGTGCTTCGCTTCCTGACCATGAACACCGAGGACGAGCGAAGGGACGCCAAGCAGAGGGCCCTGACGTCCGTGGGCAAGCCCAGAGGAGAGGTGGCTCGTCTGCTACCGATCTCGGCCTCGACCTCTTCCACACCTGTAGCACACGACTCCACGAAGGCGAAAGATTTGAAAGGTGTCTACACGGAGGTGCTGCATTTCCAGACTATATGCTCCTGCTTGTGGTACAGGAGCAAGGAGAAGCTGCGGGGCTCCACACCCACCATGATCCCTCAGGAGCTTACCTTCTCGGACGCCTACATGCAGCAGAACAGCAACTGTCCTCACTACATGGAGCCCGGATCCACAGGCTGCGTTTGCAGTCCACATCAGTGTTCGAGCATAAGCTCCATAACATCGGGCCTACACATTCTCTCTCCATTCAGGGTGTTTAAGAGACGCAGCTCCGTCTAG
- the marc1 gene encoding mitochondrial amidoxime-reducing component 1 isoform X1: MELKELKELAVNAVAQNKKAALAVGGAGLALLGFGLGYKYLRKPEKVVRVGVVSQLLIHPLKSGKAVSVALAECQKAGLKFGELQDRHWLVVTEDGHMVTGRQQPRLVLVSLTCEGGHVCLNSPNMEELRFPIAQPDNPVRNCRVFEADVQGRDCGDESSRWLTRFLGEEKTFRLVHFEPQMKARRPAEQYPLFPQCEQVAYPDFGPVMLLSESSVKDLSSKLEKEVTVERFRPSIVISDCEAFDEDSWEEIQIGSVRLQRIMSCGRCVFTTVDPETGVITRKEPLDTLKSYRLCKPSEKHIYKASPLFGQLHTVKKTGILQVGDVVYKISR; the protein is encoded by the exons ATGGAGCTGAAAGAGCTGAAAGAGCTGGCTGTGAACGCGGTAGCCCAGAATAAGAAAGCCGCTCTCGCGGTCGGCGGAGCCGGCCTCGCTCTCCTGGGATTCGGGCTCGGATATAAATACCTGCGGAAGCCAGAAAAAGTTGTCCGTGTAGGCGTCGTGTCGCAGCTCCTCATCCACCCTCTCAAGTCTGGCAAAGCGGTGTCGGTGGCGCTGGCGGAGTGCCAGAAAGCCGGATTGAAGTTTGGAGAACTGCAGGACCG ACACTGGCTGGTGGTGACGGAGGACGGCCACATGGTGACGGGCCGACAGCAGCCCCGCCTGGTCTTGGTGTCTCTGACCTGCGAAGGCGGCCATGTTTGTCTCAACAGCCCCAACATGGAGGAGCTGCGCTTCCCCATCGCGCAGCCCGACAACCCCGTCAGGAACTGCAG AGTGTTTGAAGCTGACGTCCAGGGACGAGATTGCGGGGACGAATCGTCTCGCTGGCTCACTCGTTTTCTGGGGGAGGAGAAAACCTTTCGCTTGGTGCACTTTGAGCCGCAGATGAAGGCGAGGAGGCCGGCGGAGCAGTACCCTCTTTTCCCCCAGTGTGAG CAGGTGGCCTACCCAGATTTCGGACCCGTGATGCTGCTGTCCGAGTCCTCTGTAAAGGATCTCAGCAGCAAGTTAGAGAAGGAGGTCACGGTGGAGCGCTTCCGCCCAAGCATTGTCATAAGTGACTGTGAAGCATTCGATGAG gattcGTGGGAAGAGATCCAGATTGGCAGCGTGAGACTGCAGCGTATAATGTCATGTGGACG ATGTGTTTTCACCACCGTTGACCCGGAAACGGGTGTAATCACCAGAAAGGAGCCTCTGGACACACTGAAAAG CTATCGTCTGTGCAAGCCATCCGAGAAGCACATCTACAAAGCGTCTCCGTTGTTTGGACAGCTGCACACGGTGAAGAAGACGGGCATCCTGCAGGTCGGGGACGTGGTGTACAAGATCAGCCGGTGA
- the marc1 gene encoding mitochondrial amidoxime-reducing component 1 isoform X2, producing MELKELKELAVNAVAQNKKAALAVGGAGLALLGFGLGYKYLRKPEKVVRVGVVSQLLIHPLKSGKAVSVALAECQKAGLKFGELQDRHWLVVTEDGHMVTGRQQPRLVLVSLTCEGGHVCLNSPNMEELRFPIAQPDNPVRNCRVFEADVQGRDCGDESSRWLTRFLGEEKTFRLVHFEPQMKARRPAEQYPLFPQCEVAYPDFGPVMLLSESSVKDLSSKLEKEVTVERFRPSIVISDCEAFDEDSWEEIQIGSVRLQRIMSCGRCVFTTVDPETGVITRKEPLDTLKSYRLCKPSEKHIYKASPLFGQLHTVKKTGILQVGDVVYKISR from the exons ATGGAGCTGAAAGAGCTGAAAGAGCTGGCTGTGAACGCGGTAGCCCAGAATAAGAAAGCCGCTCTCGCGGTCGGCGGAGCCGGCCTCGCTCTCCTGGGATTCGGGCTCGGATATAAATACCTGCGGAAGCCAGAAAAAGTTGTCCGTGTAGGCGTCGTGTCGCAGCTCCTCATCCACCCTCTCAAGTCTGGCAAAGCGGTGTCGGTGGCGCTGGCGGAGTGCCAGAAAGCCGGATTGAAGTTTGGAGAACTGCAGGACCG ACACTGGCTGGTGGTGACGGAGGACGGCCACATGGTGACGGGCCGACAGCAGCCCCGCCTGGTCTTGGTGTCTCTGACCTGCGAAGGCGGCCATGTTTGTCTCAACAGCCCCAACATGGAGGAGCTGCGCTTCCCCATCGCGCAGCCCGACAACCCCGTCAGGAACTGCAG AGTGTTTGAAGCTGACGTCCAGGGACGAGATTGCGGGGACGAATCGTCTCGCTGGCTCACTCGTTTTCTGGGGGAGGAGAAAACCTTTCGCTTGGTGCACTTTGAGCCGCAGATGAAGGCGAGGAGGCCGGCGGAGCAGTACCCTCTTTTCCCCCAGTGTGAG GTGGCCTACCCAGATTTCGGACCCGTGATGCTGCTGTCCGAGTCCTCTGTAAAGGATCTCAGCAGCAAGTTAGAGAAGGAGGTCACGGTGGAGCGCTTCCGCCCAAGCATTGTCATAAGTGACTGTGAAGCATTCGATGAG gattcGTGGGAAGAGATCCAGATTGGCAGCGTGAGACTGCAGCGTATAATGTCATGTGGACG ATGTGTTTTCACCACCGTTGACCCGGAAACGGGTGTAATCACCAGAAAGGAGCCTCTGGACACACTGAAAAG CTATCGTCTGTGCAAGCCATCCGAGAAGCACATCTACAAAGCGTCTCCGTTGTTTGGACAGCTGCACACGGTGAAGAAGACGGGCATCCTGCAGGTCGGGGACGTGGTGTACAAGATCAGCCGGTGA